The segment GACCAGCCGCACGTACACGTGGATGTGAATGCTCACTCTGCGGTGCGGGCCGTCATCCTGGTCGTGTCGCTGTCCCTGCACTCGGTCCTGGAGGGTCTGGCGGTGGGCCTTCTGCGGGAGAGCGGGAAGGTTCTGGAGACTTGCCTGGCTCTCCTCATCCATAAGTGTATCATCTCCTTCAGCCTGACCCTAAAGCTGAGCCAGGGCCGGCTCCATCCTCGGGTCATTCTAGGCTGCctccttctcttctcctttatGACCCCTCTGGGTATCGGCCTAGGGGTGGCCCTGACAGAGTCCTCCGACCCCCTGCACCAGCTGACTCGCAGCGTCCTGGAGGGCATCGCCACCGGCACCTTCCTGTACATCACCTTCCTGGAGATCCTTCCTCATGAGCTAAACTCCGGAGATCAGCGCATTGGCAAGGTTATGGTGATACTGTGCGGCTTCTCCGTCATCACCGCCATCTTGTTTATCAAAGTCTAGGATGGAATATAGAGGGGGGGGGCGTCTGACAGCAAAGATAGCTGAACAATGGTCAAAGGACAGAACACCCCCCCATAGCTCCTCCTATAAATTGCCCTTTCTTTCACTATCCATCCCTTAAACATGGCGTCACCTCTCCCCCTCTTATATGACTTTGTGCC is part of the Pyxicephalus adspersus chromosome 12, UCB_Pads_2.0, whole genome shotgun sequence genome and harbors:
- the SLC39A1 gene encoding zinc transporter ZIP1, coding for MEGDLTRLVWSPGLESTSPSITDLEVKIGSLVTLLLLTLLSGLIPLFLLRRQRNIDILSSRHRLLSLISCFAGGVFLATCLLDLLPDYLAGINEAIGKLNITLQFPLQEFILAMGFFLVLVLEQIVLSYKDQSGLSEETHSLLSSEVRHSDQPHVHVDVNAHSAVRAVILVVSLSLHSVLEGLAVGLLRESGKVLETCLALLIHKCIISFSLTLKLSQGRLHPRVILGCLLLFSFMTPLGIGLGVALTESSDPLHQLTRSVLEGIATGTFLYITFLEILPHELNSGDQRIGKVMVILCGFSVITAILFIKV